A window of the Brassica napus cultivar Da-Ae chromosome C5, Da-Ae, whole genome shotgun sequence genome harbors these coding sequences:
- the LOC125587629 gene encoding meiosis-specific protein ASY2-like encodes MGTLPDLSAILSAQLGLIGGGGSSVAVPRADAIPPSNTRDAGKGKKRKRGGSGTERSAEGTSGVPPSGELQTKKKRKRTEKKSAVEGSGNLEGPTETEGENVQEEELRPEEEVPADRALGEEGDEEEAVDGQESETSLEDAGSDNLAEESEGSPLLIRGRGDEADGEEQLPAPMSPHAEVPARPNIGAVQTGTSSRGDAILRRVPGVSFPDRVDFHYEGPAPLAYVPEKCGELLRQFRGRAKPLPAVEDLVFGGEYEEAARAKLLGDSAMNIVVDKYDTALKGALNELEQVKREHAEKEEASARQLSASKANVERLNGMVTRAIARRDELKADLAASRGVIHELEQKNAELEGEKASLAASHEREMKRLRDSRILEVTKERGRVEAEMAAKANRRFARIRSREEQRDAYDKARLLHSQAFGTRKCLESLRRVGSDISQSVIEIFAEQERKYEQEAEKLKVGEIPAEDLILSPLVLDSQFVDARISASLDPYGSNAGLIDPETALTLHTPLTHPTEEQHADPPSHVEGPSTAFEGETPNRGNLVAEDNAPLLVLSDTSAEGSRRGNEGENVGMLEEVPRSDEMHVSPVARESSVRASELSALNDRESDREG; translated from the exons ATGGGAACTCTTCCTGATTTGAGTGCGATACTGTCTGCCCAGCTGGGGTTGATCGGTGGGGGAGGATCGTCAGTAGCGGTTCCTCGCGCTGACGCGATTCCCCCTTCTAATACCCGCGACGCAGGGAAGGGTAAAAAAAGGAAGAGGGGTGGCTCGGGAACCGAAAGGAGTGCCGAGGGAACGAGCGGCGTTCCTCCTTCAGGTGAACTccaaacgaagaagaagagaaagaggacAGAGAAGAAGTCTGCTGTCGAGGGATCAGGGAATCTCGAGGGACCGACCGAAACTGAGGGGGAGAACGTCCAGGAAGAAGAACTTCGTCCCGAGGAAGAGGTTCCCGCAGATAGGGCCCTTGGAGAAGAAGGCGACGAGGAAGAAGCCGTCGACGGACAAGAGTCTGAGACTTCTCTTGAAGACGCGGGCTCAGACAACCTCGCAGAGGAATCTGAGGGGTCGCCACTTCTGATAAGAGGGCGCGGCGATGAAGCTGATGGCGAGGAGCAACTTCCTGCTCCGATGTCTCCTCACGCAGAGGTTCCAGCCCGTCCCAATATCGGGGCCGTCCAGACTGGTACCTCTTCTCGCGGTGACGCCATTTTGAGGAGGGTGCCCGGAGTCAGCTTTCCCGACAGAGTTGACTTTCACTACGAGGGGCCGGCTCCGCTGGCGTATGTTCCGGAAAAATGCGGGGAGCTCCTTCGTCAGTTTAGAGGAAGGGCGAAACCTTTGCCCGCTGTGGAGGATCTCGTCTTCGGGGGCGAGTACGAGGAGGCTGCAAGGGCCAAGCTGTTG GGGGATAGCGCAATGAACATCGTGGTCGACAAATATGATACTGCGCTGAAGGGGGCTTTGAACGAGCTCGAGCAGGTCAAGAGGGAGCATGCGGAGAAAGAAGAGGCTTCTGCTCGTCAGCTAAGTGCATCGAAGGCCAACGTCGAGAGACTTAACGGGATGGTCACTCGCGCAATTGCTCGAAGGGATGAGCTCAAAGCCGATTTGGCGGCCTCTCGTGGAGTCATCCATGAGTTAGAGCAGAAGAATGCGGAGCTCGAAGGTGAGAAGGCTTCGCTCGCTGCCTCTCATGAAAGAGAGATGAAGCGTCTTAGGGATTCCAGAATCCTAGAGGTCACGAAGGAAAGGGGGAGAGTCGAGGCCGAGATGGCTGCGAAAGCTAACCGTCGCTTTGCGAGGATCCGTTCCCGAGAAGAACAGCGGGATGCCTATGATAAAGCTAGGTTACTCCATAGCCAAGCCTTTGGGACCAGGAAATGTCTCGAATCCTTAAGGAGGGTTGGGAGCGACATCTCGCAATCTGTTATCGAGATATTCGCAGAGCAGGAGAGGAAATACGAACAAGAGGCCGAGAAACTCAAAGTGGGCGAGATACCTGCGGAAGATCTCATACTCTCTCCTCTTGTGTTGGACTCTCAGTTCGTGGATGCTCGAATCTCGGCGAGTCTTGATCCATATGGGTCTAACGCTGGCTTAATCGACCCTGAGACTGCGCTGACTCTTCACACTCCTCTTACGCATCCGACTGAAGAACAGCACGCAGACCCCCCCTCCCACGTCGAGGGTCCTTCGACTGCGTTTGAGGGAGAGACGCCTAACCGAGGGAACCTTGTTGCTGAAGATAATGCTCCTTTGCTCGTACTTTCGGACACTTCGGCTGAAGGATCCCGTCGAGGCAATGAAGGAGAGAATGTGGGGATGCTTGAAGAGGTCCCGAGATCAGATGAGATGCACGTCTCTCCGGTTGCTCGCGAGTCGAGTGTTAGGGCTTCAGAACTTTCTGCCCTCAATGACCGTGAGAGCGATCGAGAGGGTTAA
- the LOC106422421 gene encoding uncharacterized protein LOC106422421: MSSSSSDEADKAFDEMVDKVVDNFIDTVVDGQTNYRKKRAYIERDRERGHNQLWKDYFIENPTYPPEMFRRRFRMNKPLFLRIVERLSSEVPYFQQTRDAAGRYGLSPLQKCTTAIRMLAYGQSGDTYDEYLRLGDSTSRLCLANFTDAIIQLFGDEYLRRPTPDDLQRLLDVGEVRGLPGMIGSIDCRKAKKFAEKQESARKDVERAFGVLQSRFAIVKNPALQWDKAKIGKIMKTCLHNMIVENERHGYAQINTSEFESGESNRSSRVRSRDSIHVGDMLGIRREVRDLEKHARLKADLVENIWQKFGDEDE; this comes from the exons atgtcttcctcatcaagcGATGAAGCAGATAAAGCTTTTGATGAAATGGTCGACAAAGTTGTTGATAATTTCATAGACACAGTAGTTGATGGTCAAACCAACTACCGGAAGAaacgagcttatatcgaaagagatCGAGAGCGAGGACACAATCAACTATGGAAAGACTATTTCATAGAAAATCCTACATACCCACCTGAAATGTTTAGGAggcgttttcgaatgaacaaaccactgttccttcgcattgtcgaGCGTCTAAGTAGTGAAGTTCCATACTTTCAGCAAACAAGAGATGCTGCGGGAAGGTACGGGCTTTCTCCCCTTCAAAAGTGTACGACAGCTATACGTATGCTCGCATATGGTCAGTCGGGAGATAcatatgacgaatatctccgacttggtgacaGTACATCACGTTTATGTTTGGCAAATTTCACTGATGCAATAAtacagttgtttggagatgagtatctacgaagacCTACCCCCGATGATCTTCAACGATTACTCGATGTTGGAGAGGTACGAGGGCTTCCGGGGATGATAggcagcatcgact gtcgTAAAGCCAAGAAATTTGCTGAAAAACAAGAATCCGCCAGAAAAGATGTggaacgggcttttggagtattgcaatcgAGGTTTGCAATTGTTAAAAACCCAGCTCTACAATGGGACAAGGCAAAGATAGGAAAGATAATGAAAACTTgtttgcacaatatgatagtagagaacGAACGACACGGATACGCTCAAATTAATACATCTGAGTTTGAGTCAGGAGAGTCCAACAGAAGTTCAAGGGTGAGAAGCAGAGATAGTATTCATGTCGGTGATATGTTAGGCATCCGCAGAGAAGTTCGAGATTTAGAGAAGCATGCTCGATTGAAAGCTGATCTAGTGGAAAATATTTGGCAAAAgtttggtgatgaagatgaataa
- the LOC106422422 gene encoding glutathione S-transferase T3-like, with product MEPISLNSHGFVNLLASQSSQPIDIGCSEVPKPAERRKWTTKEDVVLISAWLNTSKDPIVSNEQKAGSFWKRIEECVNASPLLVGSVPREWSQCKQRWGRVNEQVCKFVGCHEAALKKQASGQTVNDVMKAAHDIFFNDYNAKFTLEHCWRELRFDQKWRSHTSTRDGAKEKRKEPAEEVGGEEDVRPPDVKASKAAKRKKHFNEPAFDQIESILEIIDMYPFFFVGHGFKEEDACGRGCRSQFLYVSYQVTGKVDGCSSIMSD from the exons ATGGAACCAATTTCCCTTAACTCTCACGGGTTCGTTAACCTCCTTGCCTCCCAGAGCAGTCAACCAATAGATATTGGTTGTTCTGAGGTTCCAAAACCTGCGGAAAGGCGGAAGTGGACAACCAAAGAAGATGTGGTGCTGATcagtgcttggttgaacacCAGCAAGGATCCAATCGTGAGTAATGAGCAGAAGGCTGGCTCATTTTGGAAGCGCATAGAGGAGTGTGTGAATGCAAGCCCTCTGCTCGTTGGCTCCGTTCCTAGGGAGTGGAGTcaatgtaagcagaggtggggtAGGGTTAATGAACAGGTTTGCAAGTTCGTGGGATGTCACGAAGCTGCTTTGAAGAAGCAAGCCAGTGGACAAACTGTGAATGATGTCATGAAGGCGGCTCATGACATCTTCTTTAATGACTACAATGCCAAGTTCACTCTTGAACATTGTTGGAGGGAGCTTCGGTTTGATCAAAAATGGAGATCCCACACTTCGACACGAGATGGTGCAAAGGAGAAGAGGAAGGAACCTGCGGAGGAGGTGGGTGGCGAGGAAGATGTTAGGCCTCCCGATGTGAAGGCTTCCAAAGCAGCAAAACGCAAGAAACACTTCAATGAACCAGCGTTTGATCAGATAGAGAGCATtttagag ATTATTGATATGTATCCGTTTTTCTTTGTAGGTCACGGGTTCAAGGAGGAGGATGCGTGTGGACGTGGTTGTAGGTCTCAGTTTCTTTATGTATCATATCAAGTCACGGGTAAGGTTGATGGTTGTAGTAGTATTATGTCAGATTGA